The following coding sequences are from one Roseburia hominis A2-183 window:
- a CDS encoding bifunctional adenosylcobinamide kinase/adenosylcobinamide-phosphate guanylyltransferase yields MELYIGGYAQGKLAYVKGRHPGEKHPVWDGATETFTGRTSKEAPVCNHYHLWVKRLLKDGADVRELTGRLLLEHPDCIIISDEIGNGIVPLDHEEREYRETTGRLLCGLAEKADRVERIVCGIGERIK; encoded by the coding sequence ATGGAACTATACATTGGCGGATATGCACAGGGAAAACTTGCTTATGTCAAAGGGAGGCATCCGGGGGAAAAACATCCGGTGTGGGACGGAGCCACAGAGACGTTTACCGGGAGAACATCCAAGGAGGCGCCGGTCTGTAACCACTACCATCTGTGGGTGAAGAGGCTGCTTAAGGATGGAGCGGATGTAAGAGAGCTGACCGGCAGGCTGCTTCTGGAACACCCGGACTGCATCATTATCAGTGATGAGATCGGCAACGGAATTGTGCCGCTGGACCATGAGGAGCGCGAGTACCGGGAGACGACCGGCAGGCTGCTGTGCGGGCTGGCAGAAAAGGCAGACCGCGTGGAGCGCATTGTGTGCGGGATCGGAGAGCGGATCAAATGA
- a CDS encoding histidine phosphatase family protein: MRYEADMALIRHGMTPGNEEHRYIGRTDEPLSQKGREQLLTLQKKGVYPAAACVAASPLERCRQTAELLYPGQAPCVFDQFREMDFGAFEGHNYEELKADVRYQAWIDSNGTLPFPQGESREQFQRRCVEGFCELLKEVWTREKLPASLALIVHGGTIMALLDAFAEGSYYDYQCANAKGYKGRLSVEFDAAGNTLRDTIKIADVRKLEE; the protein is encoded by the coding sequence ATGAGGTATGAGGCAGACATGGCACTGATCCGTCACGGTATGACGCCCGGGAATGAAGAGCACCGCTATATCGGAAGAACGGATGAGCCGCTTTCACAAAAAGGCAGAGAGCAGCTTCTCACATTGCAGAAAAAAGGCGTTTATCCGGCGGCAGCATGCGTTGCGGCAAGTCCGCTGGAGCGCTGCAGACAGACGGCAGAGCTGTTGTACCCCGGACAGGCGCCATGCGTTTTCGATCAGTTCCGGGAGATGGATTTTGGCGCGTTTGAAGGGCATAACTATGAGGAACTGAAAGCGGATGTCCGCTATCAGGCGTGGATCGACAGCAACGGAACGCTGCCGTTTCCGCAAGGGGAGAGCAGAGAACAGTTCCAGAGACGGTGCGTGGAGGGATTTTGTGAGCTGCTTAAGGAAGTGTGGACGCGGGAGAAGCTTCCGGCGTCGCTTGCACTCATCGTGCACGGCGGAACGATCATGGCGCTTCTGGACGCTTTTGCGGAGGGCAGTTATTACGATTACCAGTGCGCAAATGCGAAAGGATATAAAGGACGACTGTCTGTGGAATTTGATGCAGCGGGAAATACTTTAAGAGACACGATAAAAATTGCGGATGTGAGAAAGTTGGAGGAATGA
- the cbiB gene encoding adenosylcobinamide-phosphate synthase CbiB, with amino-acid sequence MLSVYHMTAFTIGFVMDLLFGDPYWLPHPIRWIGRLIGWLDRKLLGETDGAVRNEAAEKKKGRWLVAFVLLPVLFFAAAVLFAAYRIHPAAGVVTESVMTYQMLATKCLKTESMKVYKQLSEHDLCGARKAVSMIVGRDTECLDEEGVAKAAIETVAENASDGVIAPMLYLALFGPVGGFFYKAVNTMDSMVGYKNDRYHAFGTAAAMLDDVVNFIPARISAMLMILSCCFLGNEFDQKNAMKIFKRDRYQHASPNSAQTEAACAGALGIRLAGDASYFGRIVKKPYIGDPLRAVETEDIRRANRLLYGMAFFGWGICMAVWLCVTAIVW; translated from the coding sequence ATGCTCTCGGTATATCATATGACGGCGTTTACAATCGGATTTGTGATGGATCTGCTGTTCGGCGATCCGTACTGGCTGCCGCATCCGATCCGGTGGATCGGGCGCCTGATCGGATGGCTGGATCGAAAGCTGCTTGGAGAGACAGACGGCGCGGTGCGAAATGAAGCCGCCGAGAAGAAAAAGGGAAGGTGGCTTGTGGCGTTCGTGCTTCTTCCGGTACTCTTTTTTGCGGCAGCAGTCCTGTTTGCGGCGTACCGGATCCATCCGGCGGCGGGGGTTGTTACAGAGAGTGTCATGACCTACCAGATGCTTGCCACAAAATGCTTGAAGACGGAGAGCATGAAAGTGTACAAGCAGCTTTCGGAGCATGATCTGTGCGGGGCGAGAAAGGCAGTCTCCATGATCGTCGGAAGAGATACGGAATGTCTGGATGAGGAGGGCGTGGCGAAGGCGGCGATCGAGACCGTGGCTGAGAATGCCTCCGACGGAGTGATCGCGCCGATGCTCTATCTGGCGCTGTTTGGACCGGTGGGAGGTTTTTTTTATAAGGCGGTCAACACCATGGATTCGATGGTGGGATATAAAAATGACAGGTATCACGCATTTGGCACGGCGGCGGCAATGCTGGACGATGTTGTCAATTTCATTCCGGCGCGCATCAGCGCCATGCTCATGATCTTATCCTGCTGTTTCCTTGGAAACGAATTTGACCAGAAGAATGCGATGAAGATTTTTAAGCGGGACCGGTATCAGCATGCCAGCCCGAACTCCGCACAGACCGAGGCGGCATGTGCGGGAGCGCTCGGCATAAGACTGGCAGGAGATGCCAGCTATTTTGGAAGAATCGTCAAAAAGCCGTACATCGGTGATCCGCTCAGAGCAGTGGAGACAGAGGATATCAGACGTGCCAACCGCCTGCTGTATGGGATGGCATTTTTCGGATGGGGAATTTGTATGGCTGTCTGGTTGTGCGTGACAGCCATTGTGTGGTAG